Genomic segment of Triticum aestivum cultivar Chinese Spring chromosome 6A, IWGSC CS RefSeq v2.1, whole genome shotgun sequence:
attatatcagtcttattccttctctatcttgtgtaatcggagtgtcgtgtcctctgctcaagttcttttcatcatatcaagtttgCATAACTTCTCAATTGGAGTGCTactcgaagttgttcttccttgtccctcgtttctaacggagtgttttcaacctcgttcatctccgttgtattgttttctcgaaatggcttaacctttttcaAGGTTCCTTGGTTTTACTCATtagtcaaagaagcaacttagttttttaCCACTTATCTTCCTTTTTccattgtccctccggtgccattctagatctcgggacgagatcctctcgtagtggtggagtgttgtaatgccccgagaccgatgtgccaggtgtcctctgcttatttgctgttgttgccatgtcatccacttgcgtgttgcatcttgtcatgtcatcatgtgcattgcatcatcatgttttcaaaacttgcatccgtcccggcctccccgttccttctgttgtccgtttTGAGTCCAACCACACTGGCACACGCCCGCGAcatgtctgaaatattattttataagtggccggaaaatgttctcggaatgggttgaaagttggcatgcggtgttgttttgttgtcagtagaccacctgccaagtttcatcgcattcggagtccgtttgacgccgcaacggataaatatagcggcaatagtagccggtctaacgtcggacgttttcggtctccggaaatagtcgccgggcctctccTCTTCTATTTTATCAGCCCTTTGCCTTCTGTACTAActctcaccgccaggccctacctaacctctctcgtcagtccGCAGACCTCCTCCAGCGCGCGTCCGAAATCTGTcctggacccgacccggacagtcgctaccgttgggtccggatcatcccctaacatctacaaaatatcaccgttttcttatttggactccctagctattttatccaggatcgtccgattacgatcggatggactgagtagcccctaacctaaccaaCCTACCTATATATACAGtcaaccctaatttctaggggaGTTGTCCCATCCATCCCTCTCGGCCGCCGCCGCTAATCCTCTCGGGATCCCCTCACTCAATCTCCCTCGATCCCATCACCCAGCCAACCAGAGCCACCCTCCTCTCGATCCAAATCCTCTCCAACCTCCTCCTTTTCCCCAATCcagcgcgcccgagctccaccttgcGTGTCTTCCTCCTCGTCCTTCCAGCCGCAGCAGACGAACAGGAGGTCTCGCACCTGCCTCCTCCTTGTTGCCTCGCTCGAGCCCAACAggagaggagccccggccaccgaagcTCTCGCCGCCGATGAGCCTTGCCAATCCCCCCGCCAGGTCAAGCGTTCCCCGTCGCTCCTCTTCATCGCATGTTTTCTTCTCCCTCCATTTCTCCCTCTCCATCTCTCACTCTTCTGCTCTCTGTAACAGGAACACCAGGGACCATCCTCGCCGGTCTCCAGTTCGCCTCGCACGCGCCGGGGTTTCCCAAGCCGCGTCCTCGCAGGATCCGTCGCCCCGCCAAGTTCCTCGCCGGAGCACCTGCTGCCAAGTCCACCCATTGCTCCATACGGGAGAGGAGCTCCCCACAGCAACACCGAACCCATCCATCTGCAGCGCCATGGCCTCATTGAGTTTCTTCCCACGCCGGTGCCTCAAGCCGCCACAGACCGCTCTAGATCCGGCCGGCCTCCGCCAAGTCACCGTTCCTTCGGATCCCGTCGTTCCTGGGTCCTCCTCGCGCCTTCGACTTGCGGCTCCACCGCCCCGTACGGATCTTGGAGCCGTCCTTGCCTGCTGCTGCTCCTTGCATCCCCAGCGCCCCTGCCTTCTCTCCGTCCTGCTCGTCCGCGTCGCCCCAAGCCCGCCGGCAGCAGCACCGCTTGACTCCCTCTTCGTCTTCGGCAACTACTAGCAGCGCTGAGCCCTACCCTGCCTCTGTTCTTTCGAACTAGGGAAGAGGACGCCCCTGCCTAGCTGCGTTGACCGCCCTTTTCCTTCGCCTACGTGAACCGCTCCACCACGTTGGCCCAGCGTCTCCAGCGAGGCCCAGCTGCGTGACCTACCGGCCTCCCTCCTCCACcgagtgggccgaggcccatggtgaggccagctGCGCGCCTAAGCCGGCCTGCCCGTGAGGCCGCCGCCAACCTCCCTCACtaactgggcttggcccatggtgagcgcctAGTTTCAGCCTGCTGTGTTTTTTTTCGGATCTGGGGATTTAGCTGTTATTCCAGTaaaacagttttgcagaaaaccccttcatgatcatgcatataataactctccaaccatgcatcatatgtaaaaactttatatatgaaacttgcttagaatttcatctagtttaataatatgcaactttcatctatgtttaaaatgcttaagatGTTGTTGGTTTAAACTTGCTTaattaacttgctaaaatgatttatttcgtaactaaataatcgtagctccgattttaataaactttatatgtaaatggggtagaaaaatgcctagtttaacatggtggcatcattttgcatgtttaaaaactctaaaattatgtttagggcagaatagtaccaaacctaatatatgcatatgaggagtttccggaattgttgttcgttgtttccggcctcatttaaacttgactagataggtagttttcatttgcttcaccctcttgccatgctaacaacatttaatattcttgggtacataacgagatcgaactaaataatggaatgtggtgttttgtcaatatgcatcccgatgcatattgagctccacttaacttgtagttttgtttgtgcattttgccatgtcatgcctctttaaaccggacatgcatcatacttggttgtgcatcatgccatgcttatgtcgtggttgttttactatgttgtttgcttctttccggtgttgcttcttcgggctggttccgattacgtcgcgtttgtgaggaaccgttcgactacgtctgtctgtcttcttcatggactcgttcgtgttggggaacgttgcagaaaattaaaatttttcttacggtttcaccaagatccatctatgagttcatctaagcaacgagtcaagggagtgagtttgcatctacataccacttgtagatcgcgtgcggaagcgttcaaggggatggtgatgatggagtcgtactcgacgtgattcggatcaccgatgaccaagtgctgaacggacagcacctccgcgttcaacacacgtacgggacggatgatgtctcctccgtcttgatctagcaaggaggaaggagaggttgaggaaggcagctccaacggcagcacgacggcgtggtgtagttggtgcaggagtactccgacagggcttcgccaagcacgtacggaggaggagaggtgttggggaggggaggggctgcgccttgagttgtgtacagcagccctcccctcacccctctatatataggaggagaggggcaagggggccggccctctaggggaaaccctagaggggggcggcggccaaaggtagagggaaaaggggtggcttgccccccaagctaggggggcgccccctttagggtttcccctccccttgccctagccgcatgggcctaggtggggaggcgcgcccagcccactaggggctggctccctctcccacacagcccatgtggccccccgggaggggtggccccacccggtggacccccggaaccctttcggtggccccggtacaataccggtatgccaccgaaactttccggtgtccgtttaaccactttccatatataaatctttacctccggaccattccggaactcctcgtgacgtccgggatctcatccgggactccgaacaacattcggtagtcacatacaagtcttcctaataaccctagcgtcaccgaaccttaagtgtgtagaccctacgggttcgggagacacgtagacatgaccgagacggctctcgggcaataaccaacagcgggatctggatacccatgttggctcccacatgctcctcgatgttgtcatcggatgaaccacgatgtcgaggattcgatcaaaccccgtatgcaattccctttgtcaatcggtacgttacatgcccgagactcgatcgtcagtatcccaatacctcgttcagtctcgttaccggcaagtcactttactcgtaccgtaatgcatgatcccgtgaccaaacacttggtcaccttgagctcattatgatgatgcattaccgagtgggcccagagatacctctccgtcatacggagtgacaaatcccagtctcgatccgtgtcaacccaacagacactttcggagatacctgtaatgcacctttatagtcacccagttacgttgtgacgtttggtacacccaaagcactcctacggtatccgggagttacacgatctcatggtctaaggaagagatacttgacattggaaaagctccagCAAACAAACTAACcaacctttgtgctatgcttaggattgggtcttgtccatcacatcattctcctaatgatgtgatcccgttatcaacgacatccaatgtccatagccaggaaaccatgactatctgttgatcacaacgagctagtcaactagaggctcactagggacatattgtggtctatgtattcacacgtgtattacgatttctggataatacagttatagcatgaataaaagactattatcatgaacaaagaaatataataataacacttttattattgcctctagggcatatttccaacagtctcccacttgcactagagtcaataatctagttacattatgatgaatcgaacacccatagagttctggtgttgatcatgtttcgctcgcgagagaggtttagtcaacggatctgcgacattcagatccgtatgtactttgcaaatttctatgtctccatcttgaacattttcacggatggagttgaaacgacgcttgatgtgcctggtcttcttgtgaaatctgggctccttcgcaagggcaatagctccagtattgtcacagaaaagtttgatcggccccgacgcattgggtatgactcctaggtcggtgatgaacaccttcccccaaatagcttcatgcgctgcctccgaggttgccatgtactccgcttcacatgtagatcccgccacgacgctctgcttgcagctgcaccagcttactgctccaccattcaacatatacacgtatccggtttgtgacttagagtcatccagatctgtgtcgaagctagcgtcgacgtaaccctttacgacgagctcttcgtcacctccataaacgagaaacatgtcctttgtccttttcagtacttcaggatattcttgaccgctgtccagtgttccttgccgggattactttggtaccttcctaccaaacttacggcaaggtttacatcaggtctggtacacagcatggcatacataatagatcctatggctgaagcataggggatgacactcatctcttctttatcttttgccgtggtcgggcattgagccgagctcaatctcacaccttgcaatacaggcaagaaccccttcttggactgatccattttgaacttcttcaaaattttatcaaggtatgtgctttgtgaaagacctatgaggcgtctcgatctatttctatagatcttgatgcctaatatataagcagcttctccaaggtccttcattgaaaaacacttattcaagtaggccttaatgctgtccaagaattctatatcatttcccatcaaaagtatgtcatctacatataatatgagaaatgctacagagctcccactcactttcttgtaaacgcaggcttctccataagtctgcataaacccaaacgctttgatcatctcatcaaagcgaatgttccaactccgagatgcttgcaccagcccataaatggatcgctggagcttgcatactttgttagcgttcttaggatcgacgaaaccttctggctgcatcatatacagctcttccttaagataaccgttaaggaatgccgttttgacgtccatctgccatatcccataatcatagtatgcggcaattgctaacatgattcagacggacttaagcttcgctacgggagagaaagtctcatcgtagtcaatcccttgaacttgccgataacccttagcgacaagtcgagctttatagatggtgacattaccattagcgtccgtcttcttcttaaagatccatttgttttctatcgctcgccgatcattgggcaagtcagtcaaagtccatactttgttttcatacatggattctatctcggatttcatggctccaagccatttgttggaatctgggcccgccatcgcttcttcatagttcgaaggttcatcgttgtctaacaacatgatttccaggacagggttgtcgtaccaatctggtgcggaacgtgtccttgtggacctacgaagttcagtagcaacttgatccgaagtaccttgatcatcatcattatttttctcttcagttggtgtaggtatcacaggaacaccttcctgagctgcactacagtcccgctcaagaggtagtacttcatcgagttctactttcctcccacttacttctttcgagagaaactctttttctagaaaggatccgttcttagcgacaaagatcttgccctcggatcttaagtagaaggtatacccaatggtttccttagggtatcctatgaagacgcatttttccgacttgggttcgagcttttcatgttgaagtttcttgacataagcatcgcatccccaaactttcagaaacgacatcttaggtttcttcccaaaccataattcatacggtgtcgtctcaacggacttagacggtgccctatttaaagtgaatgtagctgtctctagagcgtatccccaaaatgatagtggtaaatcggtaagagacatcatagaccgcaccatatctaatagagtgcgattacgacgttcggacacaccgttacgctgaggtgttccaggcggcgtgagttgtgaaatgattccacatttccttaagtgtgtaccaaattcgtgacttaagtattctcctccacgatctgatcgtaagaattttatctttcggtcacgttgattctctacttcattctgaaattccttgaacttttcaaaggtctcagacttgtgtttcatcaagtagacatacccatatctactcaagtcatctgtgagagtgagaacataacgatatcctccgcgagcctcaacactcattggaccgcacacatcggtatgtatgatttccaacaagttggttgctcgctccattgttccggagaacggagtcttggtcatcttgcccatgaggcatggttcgcatgtgtcaaatgattcataatcgagagactctaaaagtccatcagcatggagcttcttcatgcgcttgacaccaatgtgaccaaggcggcagtgccacaagtatgtgggactatcgttataaactttacatcttttgctattcacgctatgaatatgtgtagtattacgctcgagattcattaagaataaaccattgaccatcggagcatgaccataaaacatatctctcatataaatcgaacaaccattattctcagacttaaatgagtagccatctcgtattaaacgagatccagatacaatgttcatgctcaaacttggcactaaataacaattattaaggttcaaaactaatcccgtgggtaaatgtagaggtagcgtgccgacggcgatcacatcgactctggaaccattcccgacgcgcatcgtcacctcgtccttcgccagtctccgcttattccgtagcccctgctgtgagttacaaatatgagcaacggcaccggtatcaaatacccaggagttactacgagtactggtaaggtacacatcaattacatgtatatcgaatatacctttagtgttgtcggccttcttatccgctaagtatttggggcagttccgcttccagtgacccttccccttgcaataaaagcactcagtctcaggcttgggtccattctttgacttcttcccggcaactggcttaccgggcgcggcaacctccttgtcgtccttcttgaagttcttcttacccttgcccttcttaaacttagtggtcttattgaccatcaacacttgatgttctttcttgatttcaacctctgctgacttcagcatagaaaatacttcaggaatggtctttaccatcccctgcatattgtagttcatcacaaagctcttgtagcttggtgggagcgactgaaggattctgtcaatgactgcctcatcagggaggttaatattcagctgggtcatacggttgtgcaacccagacatcttgagtatgtgctcactgacagaactattttcctccatcttacaactatagaacttgtcggagatgtcatatctctcgacccgggcgtgagcttggaaaactagtttcagctcctcgaacatctcatatgctccgtgatgctcaaaatgcttttggagccccggttctaagctgtaaagcatgccgcactgaacgagggagtaatcatcagcacgagactgccaagcattcataatgtcttggttctctgggacgggagcgtcacctagcggtccttctaggacatattgtttcctggcagctatgaggatgatcctcaggttccgaacccagtccgtatagttgttgccatcatctttcagcttggttttctctaggaacacgttgaagttcaagttgacatgagcgttggccatatgatctacaagacatatttgcaaaaggttttagactaagttcatgataattaacttcatctaatcaaattattgaatgaactcccactcaaattagacatccctctactcatctaagtgttacacgatccgagtcgactaggccgtgtccgatcatcacgtgagatggactagtcatcatcggtgaacattctcatgttgattgtatcttccatacgactcgtgttcgacctttcggtctccgtgttccgagtccatgtctgtacatgctaggctcgtcaagttaaccctaagtgtttttgcatgtgtaaaactgtcttacacccgttgtatgtgaacgtaaggatctatcacacccgatcatcacgtggtgcttcgaaacgacgaactttagcaacggtgcacagttagggggaacactttcttgaaattgttataagggatcatcttatttactaccgtcgatctaagtaaacaagatgcataaacataataaacatcacatgcaattatataaagtagtgacatgatatggccaatatcatatagctcctttgatcttcatcttcggggctccatgatcatcttgtcaccggcatgacaccatgatctccatcatcatgatctccatcatcatgatctccatcatcgtgtcttcatgaagttgtcacgccaacgactacttctacttctgtgactaacgcgtttagcaataaagtaaagtagtttacatggcgttcttcaatgacacgcaggtcatacaaaaataaagacaactcctatggctcctggcggttgtcatactcatagaaatgcaagtcgtgattcctattacaaaaacatgatctcatacatcacaatatctcattcatcattcatcacaacttctggccatatcacatcatatgacaattgctgcaaaaacaagttagacgtcctctaattgttgttgcatcttttacgtggctgcaattgggttctagcaagaacgttttcttacctacgaataaccacaacgtgatcttgtcaacttctatttacccttcataaggacccttttcatcgaatccacttcaactaaagtgggagagacagacacccgccagccaccttatgcaactagtgcatgttagtcggtggaaccggtctcacgtaagcgtacgtgtaaggttggtccgggccgcttcatcccacaataccgctgaagcaagataagactagtagcggcaagcaagttggcaagatctacgcccacaacaaaattgtgttctactcgtgcaaagagaaccacgcatagacctagctcatgatgccactgttggggaacgttgcagaaaattaaattttttcttacggtttcaccaagatccatctatgagttcatctaagcaacgagtcaagggagtgagtttgcatctacataccacttgtagatcgcgtgtggaagcgttcaaggggatggtgatgatggagtcgtactcgacgtgattcggatcaccgatgaccaagtgctgaacggacagcacctccgcgttcaacacacgtacgggacggacgatgtctcctccgtcttgatccagcaaggaggaaggagaggt
This window contains:
- the LOC123130657 gene encoding uncharacterized protein, producing MSLANPPARNTRDHPRRSPVRLARAGVSQAASSQDPSPRQVPRRSTCCQVHPLLHTGEELPTATPNPSICSAMASLSFFPRRCLKPPQTALDPAGLRQVTVPSDPVVPGSSSRLRLAAPPPRTDLGAVLACCCSLHPQRPCLLSVLLVRVAPSPPAAAPLDSLFVFGNY